From the Leptospira biflexa serovar Patoc strain 'Patoc 1 (Paris)' genome, one window contains:
- a CDS encoding 4Fe-4S dicluster domain-containing protein, whose translation MNFLFEFKNFITKKNVLNFDKVSFVHANNRGIPTPTKNMENGCGACSECESNCPTKAIQRSGSDRLDLDYGKCLQCGICVEVCPEGKLRNSGFIYTIALHREEFYTSYQNGKMEKNSQSNFTLSENQRQFRDLTKKRGFLYREVAAGGNNTVESELNASFNSVFDSEREGIRCVASPKHADTIVFSGPISEQMEGPLQTAWDVLSEPRALIACGTEAVSGGLFPKGKIPKEPDLYISGDPPRPDVILQGFRLLIGRFSFQFQEALHKFLESEK comes from the coding sequence ATGAATTTTCTTTTTGAATTTAAAAATTTTATTACAAAAAAAAATGTTCTTAACTTTGATAAGGTTTCTTTTGTTCATGCGAACAATCGTGGAATTCCGACTCCAACAAAAAATATGGAAAACGGATGCGGGGCTTGTTCCGAATGTGAATCAAATTGCCCAACAAAGGCAATCCAACGGAGTGGCAGTGATCGTTTGGATTTGGACTATGGAAAATGTCTGCAGTGTGGAATTTGTGTAGAAGTTTGCCCTGAGGGTAAACTTCGTAACTCAGGATTTATTTATACAATCGCATTACACCGCGAGGAATTTTACACTTCCTATCAAAATGGAAAAATGGAAAAAAATTCCCAATCTAATTTTACACTCAGTGAAAATCAAAGGCAGTTTCGTGATTTAACGAAAAAACGTGGGTTTTTATACCGAGAGGTGGCGGCCGGAGGGAATAATACTGTGGAATCAGAACTCAATGCTTCTTTCAATTCGGTATTTGATTCTGAACGAGAAGGGATCCGTTGTGTTGCCAGTCCCAAACATGCGGATACGATCGTGTTTTCGGGACCCATCAGTGAACAGATGGAAGGGCCACTCCAAACGGCTTGGGATGTTTTGAGTGAACCGAGGGCGCTCATTGCCTGTGGGACAGAGGCAGTGAGTGGTGGACTTTTCCCCAAGGGTAAAATTCCAAAGGAGCCCGACCTCTATATTTCAGGAGATCCCCCTAGGCCAGATGTCATTTTGCAAGGTTTCCGGTTACTCATCGGAAGATTTTCCTTCCAATTCCAAGAGGCGCTTCACAAATTTTTAGAGAGTGAAAAATAA
- a CDS encoding respiratory chain complex I subunit 1 family protein, which produces MEMIVYFAYLVILFFCLPFLLTGIVRKVRAFAQGRRGPKLIQFFWEINKSWLKDPVLHNNFSSISNLAPRLAFFSSLMIWSIILFEWAPFILIPFFLAMYRFSYIGFAMEGATSFGGMASGREILLSVMVEPTFILMILAAQSHIEISETPQGLLIGFLFLILSFIAILAELAKPPFDDPRTHLELTMVHEAMILEASGRHLALFELSSSIKFSALLTFLVKLALEHSKIFKSGMITGVNPEFLIFPMVIFLAIVMGFWEANSVRRKWTWIPEFMGLTFISILILGTLVKLS; this is translated from the coding sequence ATGGAAATGATTGTTTATTTTGCTTATTTAGTTATATTATTTTTTTGCCTTCCTTTTTTATTAACAGGGATTGTTCGGAAGGTAAGAGCCTTTGCGCAAGGTAGAAGGGGACCTAAGTTAATCCAGTTTTTTTGGGAAATAAATAAATCTTGGTTAAAGGATCCAGTTTTACATAATAACTTTTCATCCATTTCGAACTTGGCACCAAGGTTGGCTTTTTTCTCTTCACTCATGATTTGGAGTATCATTTTGTTTGAATGGGCTCCCTTCATTTTAATTCCATTTTTTTTAGCAATGTATCGTTTTTCATATATTGGATTTGCTATGGAAGGAGCAACATCATTTGGTGGGATGGCTTCTGGTCGTGAAATATTACTATCAGTGATGGTTGAACCAACTTTTATTTTGATGATATTAGCTGCTCAGTCTCACATTGAAATTTCAGAAACTCCACAAGGACTTCTAATCGGATTTTTATTCTTGATACTTTCGTTTATTGCAATACTTGCTGAATTAGCAAAACCTCCCTTTGATGACCCAAGGACACACTTGGAGCTAACAATGGTTCATGAAGCCATGATATTGGAAGCATCAGGAAGACATTTGGCACTATTTGAGCTTTCGAGTTCCATAAAATTCTCAGCTCTACTCACATTTTTAGTAAAACTGGCGTTAGAGCATTCCAAAATCTTTAAAAGCGGTATGATCACTGGAGTTAATCCTGAGTTTTTGATTTTCCCAATGGTGATTTTTTTGGCAATCGTGATGGGGTTTTGGGAAGCAAACAGTGTCCGCCGAAAATGGACTTGGATACCTGAATTCATGGGACTTACATTCATATCGATATTGATTTTAGGAACATTAGTAAAACTTTCTTAA
- a CDS encoding HDOD domain-containing protein, with amino-acid sequence MATLEEYLSQIKDLTIVPPVLLSVLSLDDDNEISFGELEKKVQSDQVLVARLLKLANSPFFSRGNPVANMKQVITRLGFKTVRSMVAMSMTDSLFSQGNYKKFRDEVWDHSVAKGIFAQILCEEKKFKKEAELAITCGLMQDLGRIVLNTIDRKKYVEVLTEFQTSDVSLVSLEKKAFGVDSYEMGSAAAKLWKMPTIIITSIDDLSKPVAEQSSLGQIIGFAGVIAKLTGHGKQEPGTLEKLEEYKTSLGFEIEDVKSYLAAKDEKLKTNELYQFCSTL; translated from the coding sequence ATGGCAACACTGGAAGAATACCTATCCCAAATCAAAGATCTGACGATTGTTCCGCCAGTCTTACTCTCCGTACTTTCCCTAGACGATGATAATGAAATTTCATTTGGGGAATTAGAGAAAAAAGTCCAATCAGACCAAGTCCTTGTCGCAAGGCTTTTGAAATTGGCGAATTCTCCCTTTTTCTCTCGTGGGAATCCTGTCGCCAATATGAAACAAGTCATCACACGTCTTGGATTCAAAACTGTAAGAAGTATGGTTGCGATGTCGATGACCGATTCGCTCTTTAGCCAAGGGAATTATAAAAAATTTCGAGATGAAGTTTGGGATCATTCCGTTGCGAAAGGGATTTTTGCACAAATCCTCTGTGAAGAAAAAAAGTTCAAAAAAGAAGCAGAACTTGCCATCACATGTGGCCTCATGCAAGACTTAGGGCGCATTGTACTCAATACAATTGATCGAAAGAAGTATGTAGAAGTTTTAACTGAATTCCAAACTTCCGATGTGAGCCTTGTCTCTCTTGAAAAAAAAGCCTTCGGTGTGGATTCATATGAGATGGGGAGTGCCGCTGCCAAACTTTGGAAAATGCCAACGATCATCATCACATCCATTGACGATTTGTCGAAACCAGTCGCAGAACAATCATCACTTGGTCAAATCATAGGATTTGCGGGAGTGATTGCAAAACTTACAGGACATGGCAAACAAGAACCTGGGACTTTAGAAAAATTAGAAGAATACAAAACTTCATTGGGATTCGAAATTGAAGATGTAAAATCTTATCTTGCCGCTAAAGATGAAAAACTGAAAACGAATGAATTGTATCAGTTCTGTAGCACATTATAA
- a CDS encoding adenylate/guanylate cyclase domain-containing protein — MDLEKEEIVRVLVLEPQKKSYDTISQLLIEWFGDYIELTWRSLFENGADEIKKVQYDLLITEIQFPELEESSEDILEKIMDMAGPSELPVVVFTKAEGKQLPIHAFQLGINEYFSKRRLKKNILEHRFRNLFREIYRKKVVSIQMDDSMKRFQDLYGMNQSEIQDLNTMVKKFKKELEKEYEEKLNLENEKKKMQNVFGMYVDPIIVESLMNNSLSLDQKGKEQEVSVLFSDIRGYTSLSEKMKPEQVISFLNEYFTAMTEVILGYGGMIDKYIGDSIMCLFGAPVFQDDHRQNALDCALEMVQVFELWQPKWNQIYGFTPQLGIGVASGKVIVGNVGSFQKLSYTAVGDTVNMASRLESMAKPMHVYVSEGLYNHLPEEYSKKYRYEELEPVKIKGKEGLHRILSVKPI; from the coding sequence GTGGATTTAGAAAAAGAAGAAATTGTCCGGGTATTGGTTTTAGAACCGCAGAAAAAATCGTATGATACCATTTCCCAATTGTTGATCGAGTGGTTTGGCGATTACATTGAATTGACTTGGCGCTCATTGTTTGAAAATGGTGCCGATGAAATTAAAAAAGTCCAATATGATCTTTTGATTACGGAAATCCAATTTCCAGAATTAGAAGAGTCTTCTGAAGATATCCTGGAAAAAATTATGGATATGGCAGGTCCTTCGGAGTTGCCTGTTGTTGTGTTCACAAAAGCTGAAGGGAAACAACTTCCGATCCATGCATTCCAATTGGGGATCAATGAATACTTCAGCAAACGAAGGTTAAAGAAAAATATCTTAGAACATCGATTCCGAAATTTGTTTCGAGAAATTTATCGCAAGAAAGTTGTCTCCATTCAAATGGATGATAGTATGAAACGATTTCAAGATCTATACGGTATGAACCAATCGGAAATTCAAGATCTGAATACGATGGTTAAAAAGTTTAAAAAGGAACTCGAAAAAGAATACGAAGAAAAATTAAACTTAGAAAATGAAAAAAAGAAAATGCAGAACGTTTTTGGGATGTACGTCGATCCTATCATTGTTGAAAGTTTAATGAATAATTCTTTATCTTTGGACCAAAAAGGAAAGGAACAGGAAGTATCAGTTTTGTTTTCAGATATTCGGGGATATACATCTTTATCTGAAAAAATGAAACCTGAACAAGTCATTTCTTTTTTAAATGAGTACTTTACTGCAATGACTGAAGTAATTCTCGGATATGGTGGAATGATCGATAAATACATTGGAGATTCCATCATGTGTTTGTTTGGTGCTCCAGTCTTCCAAGATGATCATAGGCAGAATGCATTGGACTGTGCATTGGAAATGGTACAAGTATTTGAATTATGGCAACCGAAGTGGAACCAAATTTATGGATTCACTCCGCAACTTGGAATTGGAGTTGCTTCAGGTAAAGTCATTGTGGGTAATGTTGGTTCCTTCCAAAAACTATCGTATACTGCAGTGGGAGACACAGTCAATATGGCAAGTCGATTAGAATCGATGGCAAAACCAATGCATGTTTATGTTTCCGAAGGACTTTATAATCACCTTCCAGAAGAGTATTCCAAAAAATACCGATATGAGGAATTGGAGCCTGTGAAAATCAAAGGCAAAGAAGGTCTACATCGTATTTTGAGTGTAAAACCAATTTAA
- a CDS encoding SpoIID/LytB domain-containing protein: MKQRTSILFFCIVILGQIGCASVMVSNWAPDETNFKSRPVRVLLGFASEEEIFKTSGEIIVKDANDLTIKKAYDFLSLNPTAIKAPISIQSNAEWIEYKGVSYRGTVLLKPFDGKVYIINLVPVELYLLSVVPSEVSASWPKEALKAQAICARTYVVKEMLNRKKQEYDVDTSTNTQVYKGKNKEHKNTTEAVFETEGLILIHKGQPIQSFFHSNAGGYTEDPANVWGNSVEYLKPVPSEYDKDGDQYSWEEKWKTDYVNNSLRDLGVGEIQDIIVASRFPTSRVNELEIIGTSGSKRIKATEFRKKIGATKLKSTRFGIRKEESGDFYVKGLGSGHGVGMSQWGSFAMAKSQFNHKEILQHYFKGIEFARIVAR, translated from the coding sequence ATGAAACAACGGACATCGATTTTATTTTTCTGCATCGTCATTTTAGGACAAATCGGTTGTGCGAGTGTAATGGTATCAAACTGGGCACCTGATGAAACCAATTTCAAATCAAGACCAGTGCGTGTGCTCTTGGGTTTTGCAAGTGAAGAAGAAATTTTCAAAACTTCCGGTGAGATCATTGTAAAAGATGCCAATGACTTAACTATCAAAAAAGCCTATGACTTTTTATCCTTAAATCCTACAGCCATCAAAGCTCCAATTTCCATTCAAAGTAATGCAGAATGGATTGAATACAAAGGTGTGAGCTATCGTGGCACGGTTTTACTAAAACCCTTTGATGGAAAAGTTTATATCATTAATTTAGTTCCAGTCGAATTATACCTACTCTCTGTTGTCCCTTCGGAAGTCAGTGCATCATGGCCGAAAGAGGCGCTGAAGGCCCAAGCCATTTGTGCAAGGACCTATGTAGTCAAAGAAATGTTAAACCGAAAAAAGCAAGAATATGATGTAGACACTTCTACCAATACACAAGTTTATAAAGGCAAAAACAAAGAACATAAAAACACAACAGAAGCAGTATTTGAAACCGAAGGATTAATTTTGATCCATAAAGGACAACCCATTCAAAGTTTTTTCCATTCCAACGCGGGTGGGTATACCGAGGACCCGGCGAATGTTTGGGGGAACTCCGTAGAATACTTAAAACCCGTTCCATCAGAATATGATAAAGATGGTGATCAGTATTCTTGGGAAGAAAAATGGAAAACTGATTATGTAAATAACAGCTTACGTGACTTAGGTGTAGGTGAAATCCAAGATATCATTGTCGCAAGTCGGTTCCCAACATCTCGAGTGAATGAATTGGAAATCATTGGAACGTCAGGCAGTAAACGAATCAAAGCCACCGAATTTCGAAAAAAAATTGGGGCCACAAAACTGAAATCCACTCGATTTGGAATTCGAAAAGAAGAGTCGGGCGATTTTTATGTGAAAGGGTTGGGTTCAGGGCATGGAGTGGGAATGTCCCAATGGGGAAGTTTCGCGATGGCAAAAAGCCAATTCAATCACAAAGAAATATTACAACATTACTTCAAAGGAATCGAATTCGCGAGAATCGTCGCCAGATAA
- a CDS encoding formate hydrogenase — translation MIYDFIYLLLLLTGIVILVENRLSRIILFLSFQGLLLIFPVIQTHEGDWQHAISLIVLVVLFKALLTPWILNWTANKSKMNESTTPRFGYLATLLFMVLGLVLAVKITEGVSLLSIPVHKIGLIYVILLVYVGILCFVVRRNWLALIAGFCVFENGIFVLTMVLDKGLPFGLEFGSFLDAILVIVSGGILQLSPHMHTKERKL, via the coding sequence ATGATTTATGATTTCATTTATTTATTATTGTTACTCACAGGAATTGTTATCCTAGTTGAAAATAGACTTAGTCGTATCATTCTATTTCTCAGTTTTCAGGGATTACTTTTAATCTTTCCTGTGATACAAACCCATGAAGGGGATTGGCAACATGCTATATCTTTAATTGTATTAGTTGTTTTATTTAAGGCACTCTTAACTCCCTGGATTCTTAATTGGACTGCAAACAAGTCAAAAATGAATGAAAGTACAACTCCAAGATTTGGATACCTTGCGACTCTGCTTTTTATGGTGCTTGGATTGGTCCTTGCTGTAAAAATTACGGAAGGAGTTTCTCTTTTATCAATCCCAGTTCACAAGATAGGCTTAATTTACGTTATTTTATTGGTATATGTTGGGATTTTGTGTTTTGTTGTTAGGCGAAATTGGTTAGCCTTGATAGCTGGTTTTTGTGTATTTGAAAATGGTATTTTTGTTTTAACAATGGTATTGGATAAAGGGTTGCCATTCGGTTTGGAGTTCGGTTCATTTTTAGATGCCATATTGGTCATTGTTTCAGGTGGAATTTTACAGCTCTCGCCTCATATGCATACTAAGGAAAGAAAATTATGA
- a CDS encoding hydrogenase-4 subunit E, with the protein MKKITGITNFNGIYYQFHFDNQKLVMEEQITKKSNIDFLLDSNYPIWLIRHSFGQDMGPEDYSEIKEDDFLTDQRGKNLSLHQKTGIIRDLFYHGLKVPFSDGEYSHAVGPIHAGIIEPGHFRFIVDGEVIRHLTIRLGFQKRGIRDHLLHKAMNQVMPYSEMISGDTSVGYALAFSKIYEDLYEIPVSKEIRLFRSILLELERIAVHIGDLGGISEDIGYYPLYGVCVTERGAALGLMEAWTGHRFGKSVVRPGRLYLNNRLNAKQAKESFKQLKNAYIKKIRPQILRALSISTLKERMQGCGFISEMDVQNFGFVGMVARMAGVNEDLRIENFDYPNWNPLPLKEEHHHYNGDVWARMYIRYSEIEQSMDWIEKTMEEINWDLLWEPKVKVPNQEILTKRTKPGFYYSAVEAWRGPLLVALQFDENGLVNNSYIRDPSVLNWHALELAVRGEQVADFPLNNKSFNLSYVGFDL; encoded by the coding sequence ATGAAAAAGATTACTGGTATAACAAATTTTAATGGAATTTATTATCAGTTTCACTTTGACAATCAGAAGCTGGTGATGGAAGAACAAATTACTAAAAAAAGTAATATTGATTTTTTATTAGATTCTAATTATCCGATTTGGTTGATTCGCCATTCATTTGGACAAGACATGGGTCCAGAAGATTATTCCGAAATAAAAGAGGATGACTTTTTAACAGACCAAAGAGGCAAAAATTTATCTCTTCATCAAAAGACGGGTATCATAAGGGATTTATTTTACCATGGACTTAAAGTTCCTTTTTCGGATGGAGAATACTCTCATGCCGTTGGACCCATTCATGCTGGAATAATTGAGCCTGGACATTTCCGATTTATAGTCGATGGAGAAGTAATTCGTCATCTAACAATTCGCCTTGGATTTCAAAAGAGGGGGATTCGAGATCATCTGCTTCATAAGGCGATGAATCAGGTCATGCCATATTCTGAAATGATTTCAGGAGATACAAGCGTTGGTTATGCATTAGCATTCTCTAAAATATATGAGGACTTATACGAGATTCCTGTTTCAAAAGAAATTCGATTATTCCGTTCGATCTTATTGGAGTTGGAGCGAATTGCCGTTCATATTGGTGATTTGGGTGGTATCTCTGAAGATATAGGCTATTATCCATTGTATGGTGTTTGTGTAACTGAAAGAGGTGCCGCATTAGGGCTAATGGAAGCTTGGACAGGACATCGCTTCGGAAAATCAGTCGTTCGTCCAGGTAGGTTATATCTCAACAATCGATTGAATGCAAAACAAGCCAAAGAGTCGTTCAAACAATTGAAAAATGCATACATTAAGAAGATTCGTCCGCAGATTCTCAGGGCTCTCTCGATTTCGACTTTGAAGGAGAGAATGCAAGGATGTGGATTTATTTCTGAAATGGATGTCCAAAATTTTGGATTCGTAGGTATGGTAGCAAGAATGGCTGGAGTGAATGAAGATTTACGAATTGAAAATTTTGATTACCCTAATTGGAATCCACTTCCTTTAAAAGAAGAACACCATCATTATAATGGTGACGTTTGGGCAAGAATGTACATTCGTTATTCGGAAATTGAACAGTCAATGGATTGGATAGAGAAAACAATGGAAGAGATCAATTGGGATTTACTTTGGGAACCTAAAGTAAAGGTTCCCAATCAAGAAATCTTAACCAAAAGAACAAAACCAGGTTTTTATTATTCTGCTGTCGAAGCCTGGCGAGGGCCATTGCTAGTAGCTTTGCAATTTGATGAAAATGGATTAGTTAACAATTCTTATATTAGGGATCCATCTGTATTAAATTGGCATGCTTTGGAGTTGGCAGTACGTGGCGAACAAGTAGCGGATTTTCCTTTAAACAATAAATCATTTAATTTAAGTTATGTTGGGTTTGATTTATGA
- a CDS encoding class I SAM-dependent RNA methyltransferase, translated as MDKVKVEGLNSDFSGIVTAPNGKKVDIFFVHPGDELVVEYVKRRPRQRSLKIHEIIRNHNWDLVKCNVFGKCGGCTGQHIPYETQLELKFKPILDSFQRDLGISITPTPQSKTYAYRSRMDFSVFPGPVIGQRQRGNFRNVVPIQECSIQSDWANQALQNVQTLLHKFPEIIWDRRSEEGGLKYLTIRKAQNTDDGILIFTFTDGYENHPRMENFRTECLESLSQESILFCYNRPKSEVSAVGRAEILRGKQSYTESVLGHFFEVPFDSFFQPNPNGFLPILNFIKDLIPQNQINLIDLFCGNGFFSLLYGDLFQHVEGYELTESSIQIASNLFSETYPSKSHSFQVTNLFLSTETLSKKENATLILDPPRAGAGKLVNHWIRDFGPEFVFYVSCNPYSQKEDVSSFLSAYEYVDGILIDPYPHTPHTESVLFFRRKHR; from the coding sequence TTGGACAAAGTCAAAGTCGAAGGACTCAATTCCGATTTTTCGGGAATCGTCACCGCACCTAACGGAAAGAAGGTGGACATTTTTTTTGTTCATCCAGGTGATGAACTTGTTGTGGAATATGTCAAACGAAGGCCTCGCCAAAGGTCCTTAAAAATCCATGAAATCATCCGAAATCACAATTGGGATTTAGTAAAATGTAATGTATTTGGAAAATGTGGAGGGTGCACGGGGCAACACATCCCATATGAAACCCAATTAGAATTAAAATTCAAACCAATTCTAGATTCGTTCCAAAGGGATTTAGGAATATCCATAACGCCGACCCCACAATCCAAAACCTATGCCTATCGTTCTCGTATGGACTTTTCTGTTTTCCCAGGTCCTGTGATTGGACAGAGGCAACGAGGAAATTTTCGAAATGTGGTTCCGATCCAAGAATGTTCCATCCAATCTGATTGGGCAAACCAAGCATTACAAAATGTACAGACATTACTTCACAAATTTCCTGAAATCATTTGGGACAGAAGGTCGGAAGAAGGTGGACTCAAATATCTGACAATTCGAAAGGCACAAAATACAGATGATGGGATTCTAATTTTTACCTTCACCGATGGTTATGAAAACCATCCCAGAATGGAAAATTTCCGAACCGAATGTTTGGAATCATTATCGCAGGAATCCATTCTTTTCTGTTACAACCGCCCCAAATCGGAAGTCTCTGCCGTAGGACGAGCTGAAATTTTACGAGGGAAACAAAGTTATACGGAATCTGTTCTTGGACATTTTTTTGAGGTTCCTTTTGATTCCTTTTTCCAACCAAATCCGAATGGATTTTTACCAATTCTAAACTTCATAAAAGATTTAATCCCACAGAACCAAATCAATTTAATTGATTTGTTTTGTGGAAATGGATTCTTTTCTCTGTTATACGGTGATTTGTTCCAACATGTGGAAGGTTATGAGCTGACAGAATCTTCCATTCAAATTGCATCCAATCTTTTTTCGGAAACCTATCCTTCCAAATCACATTCCTTTCAGGTGACCAATTTGTTTCTATCAACGGAAACTCTTTCAAAAAAAGAAAATGCGACTCTCATCCTCGACCCACCAAGAGCAGGTGCAGGAAAACTCGTTAACCATTGGATCCGAGACTTTGGTCCTGAATTTGTATTCTATGTCTCTTGTAATCCCTACTCTCAAAAAGAAGATGTCAGTTCATTTTTATCGGCTTATGAATATGTCGATGGAATTCTCATTGATCCATATCCACATACACCGCATACGGAATCGGTGCTTTTCTTTCGCAGAAAACATAGATAA
- a CDS encoding proton-conducting transporter membrane subunit: protein MMTYVFYFSGILTFVIIFLVSVLAPTKGQTRIWLWSLLKVCFFAVLFYSWFTENIVLKWILIEASTLFGALLISSSGTERSFHVGWKFLLINSYALGLAFLGIVILLFASTPLENLDFNSLKQGLVGQSGLLVETGILLTIYGYSGKLGLVPNHFWVGDTYAESPSQISSLIASFVPVSVVLAIRPLVKLERELNPHLINASNGLLFIGVLTILYAILMLVSRDDIRRISAKVALFHTGMLTLFLWLDVSDEVFYFLLSSTVLVKLLVFLSMGILRMDAGKRNISQILSGPNLSHKALYVYLMALLIAFVFPLSPVFVLDLKIIEISVLNRQFYLFIFPILGSIFFFVALNKVLPMVKLSNRNFEKDIYHILQFRFYFFWFSLVSTIIVGSYGMYYLMAKYI, encoded by the coding sequence ATGATGACATATGTTTTTTATTTTTCCGGAATTCTAACTTTTGTTATTATTTTTTTAGTGTCTGTATTGGCGCCAACAAAAGGCCAAACCAGGATCTGGTTATGGAGTTTGCTTAAAGTATGTTTTTTTGCTGTATTGTTTTACTCCTGGTTTACAGAGAATATTGTGTTAAAATGGATTTTGATCGAAGCATCAACGTTATTCGGTGCGTTACTCATTTCTTCGAGTGGGACAGAGCGATCTTTTCATGTAGGTTGGAAATTTTTACTCATTAATTCCTATGCACTAGGATTGGCATTTTTAGGAATCGTAATCCTTCTCTTTGCATCAACGCCACTCGAGAATTTGGATTTTAATTCTCTTAAACAGGGATTAGTTGGTCAGTCTGGATTATTAGTGGAGACTGGAATCTTGTTAACTATTTATGGTTATAGCGGGAAATTGGGTTTAGTTCCAAATCACTTTTGGGTAGGGGATACATATGCAGAGAGTCCAAGTCAAATCTCGTCTCTGATTGCTTCCTTTGTTCCAGTGAGTGTCGTTCTTGCCATTAGGCCATTAGTTAAATTAGAAAGAGAATTAAATCCTCATTTGATTAATGCTTCGAATGGGTTATTGTTTATTGGTGTTTTGACGATTCTCTATGCTATCTTGATGTTAGTATCAAGAGACGACATTCGAAGAATCTCTGCGAAAGTAGCTCTCTTTCATACAGGAATGTTAACTTTGTTTTTATGGTTGGATGTTTCAGATGAAGTGTTTTACTTTTTATTAAGTTCAACAGTTTTAGTTAAACTACTTGTTTTTTTATCGATGGGAATTTTAAGGATGGATGCGGGTAAAAGGAATATATCTCAAATTTTGAGTGGTCCAAACCTAAGTCATAAAGCATTATATGTTTACTTGATGGCTTTGTTAATCGCATTTGTTTTTCCATTATCTCCTGTGTTTGTTTTAGATTTGAAAATAATTGAAATTTCAGTTTTGAATCGACAATTTTACCTTTTTATATTTCCAATTTTGGGTTCAATTTTCTTTTTTGTGGCATTGAATAAAGTTTTGCCTATGGTTAAACTTTCGAATCGAAATTTTGAAAAAGATATTTATCATATATTGCAGTTTCGATTTTATTTTTTTTGGTTTAGTTTGGTTTCTACTATCATTGTAGGATCATATGGTATGTATTATTTGATGGCGAAATATATATGA